In Aliarcobacter faecis, a genomic segment contains:
- a CDS encoding PIN domain-containing protein, whose amino-acid sequence MNISQNIKEKTINIRKEFNFKLPDSLIIASALENNTILVTSDKQLL is encoded by the coding sequence ATAAATATCTCACAAAATATAAAAGAAAAAACTATAAATATTAGAAAAGAGTTCAACTTTAAACTACCTGATAGCTTAATAATTGCTAGTGCTTTAGAGAATAATACAATTTTAGTAACATCAGATAAACAGCTTCTATAA
- the fliM gene encoding flagellar motor switch protein FliM → MAEFLSQDEIDALLDIAEQGEDFDGSSPLDKVVSKEKNYSIYDFKKPNRITPEQLKAFSTMHDKMLRDFINELSSMLRKLVDVKLTSIEQMTYGEFLLSIPQVTSLNTLSFKPLDGRLVVECNPGISHKIIADLLGSGAVNTSDNIDRELTEIEVEILEHFYKMFIRIMHKTWGEVTSLNFKIESKDTNANAIQIVSDHEVVLLVVLEITIDEDSGFFSICYPVSYFESLLDKVVEKVFTENSSRKSSRKRDIKTLIAGAKMEVEAIMAETELSAREILNLKENDVIVFSKNATSSSSTIYINKKEKFSAICGLSNNRKAIQIRANLDKEKQETLDNLRAMREEREAKAKEQAENIRRLLAKKV, encoded by the coding sequence ATGGCTGAATTCTTAAGTCAAGATGAGATAGATGCTCTTTTAGATATAGCAGAGCAGGGTGAAGATTTTGATGGCTCAAGCCCTTTAGATAAGGTTGTATCAAAAGAGAAAAATTACTCTATTTATGATTTTAAAAAACCAAATAGAATTACTCCTGAACAATTAAAAGCATTTTCTACTATGCATGATAAAATGCTAAGAGATTTTATAAATGAGCTATCTTCTATGCTTAGAAAACTTGTTGATGTAAAGCTTACTTCAATAGAGCAGATGACTTATGGAGAGTTTTTATTATCTATTCCACAAGTTACATCACTAAATACATTATCATTTAAACCACTTGATGGAAGATTGGTTGTAGAGTGTAATCCAGGAATTTCACATAAAATAATTGCTGATTTACTTGGAAGTGGAGCTGTAAATACTTCTGATAATATAGATAGGGAATTAACAGAGATAGAAGTTGAGATTTTAGAGCATTTTTATAAAATGTTTATTAGGATTATGCATAAAACATGGGGAGAAGTTACAAGTTTAAATTTTAAAATTGAGTCGAAAGATACAAATGCAAATGCTATTCAAATAGTTTCAGATCATGAAGTTGTTTTACTTGTAGTTTTGGAGATAACTATAGATGAAGATTCTGGATTTTTTTCTATTTGTTATCCTGTTTCATATTTTGAATCTTTGCTAGATAAAGTTGTTGAAAAAGTATTTACAGAGAATAGTAGTAGGAAATCTAGTAGAAAAAGAGATATAAAAACTTTAATTGCTGGAGCAAAAATGGAAGTTGAAGCTATTATGGCTGAAACAGAGCTTAGCGCAAGAGAGATTTTAAATCTAAAAGAGAATGATGTAATAGTTTTTTCAAAAAATGCAACATCATCATCATCTACAATATATATAAATAAGAAAGAGAAATTTTCTGCTATTTGTGGACTTTCGAATAATAGAAAAGCTATTCAAATAAGAGCGAATTTAGATAAAGAGAAACAAGAAACTCTTGATAATTTACGAGCTATGAGAGAAGAAAGAGAAGCAAAAGCAAAAGAACAAGCTGAAAATATTAGAAGACTTTTAGCTAAAAAAGTTTAA
- a CDS encoding flagellar basal body P-ring protein FlgI has translation MRYFFIVIFFISSLFSQTIKDISNVIGIRDNQLIGYGLIVGLAGTGDKSKFTMQSLQNLLRNSYIKIPAGSINSKNIAAVMVTADLPAFSRQGDKIKVKVSTIGDAKSIDNGELLITQLKGVDGNVYALAQGTIVANEANKTTGFIYDGATVENEIEYDFQNEKSIQLSLLKSSATNADLIETKINEKFGKKLATAVDTRTIEVEKPANINIVKFIAMVQNIELDSTFKKKLIIDINRESVITGGDVVIDPVTIARGSFTIRISKTPLKPEEWDDMRKNPGMNIGDDVKIADKAIVNIDNAMINTKSNPTVSDLVRSMKVMKLPMSEIIDTLKLLKEMGAIDVEIEVRG, from the coding sequence TTGAGATATTTTTTTATAGTTATATTTTTTATTTCAAGCCTTTTTTCTCAAACTATCAAAGATATTTCAAATGTTATAGGGATACGAGATAATCAGCTAATAGGTTATGGACTTATAGTTGGTCTTGCAGGAACAGGTGATAAATCTAAGTTTACAATGCAAAGTTTACAAAATCTTTTAAGAAACTCATATATAAAAATTCCAGCAGGTTCAATAAATTCAAAAAATATTGCAGCTGTAATGGTAACTGCTGATTTACCAGCCTTTTCAAGACAAGGTGATAAGATAAAAGTAAAAGTTTCAACTATTGGAGATGCAAAATCTATTGATAATGGAGAACTTTTAATAACTCAATTAAAAGGTGTAGATGGAAATGTATATGCTCTTGCACAAGGAACAATAGTAGCAAATGAAGCAAATAAAACAACAGGTTTTATTTATGATGGAGCAACTGTTGAAAATGAGATAGAGTATGATTTCCAAAACGAAAAATCGATTCAATTAAGTTTGTTAAAAAGTTCTGCTACAAATGCGGATTTAATAGAGACAAAAATAAATGAAAAATTTGGAAAAAAACTTGCAACTGCTGTAGATACAAGAACCATTGAAGTTGAAAAACCAGCAAATATAAATATTGTAAAATTTATTGCAATGGTTCAAAATATTGAACTTGATTCAACATTTAAGAAAAAACTTATTATTGATATAAATAGAGAATCAGTTATTACAGGTGGAGATGTTGTAATAGATCCAGTTACAATAGCAAGAGGAAGTTTTACAATAAGAATTAGTAAAACTCCTCTTAAACCTGAAGAGTGGGATGATATGAGAAAAAATCCTGGAATGAATATAGGAGACGATGTTAAAATAGCTGATAAGGCAATTGTAAATATTGATAATGCGATGATAAATACAAAAAGCAATCCTACGGTCTCTGATTTAGTACGATCTATGAAGGTTATGAAACTTCCAATGAGTGAGATTATTGATACTTTGAAGCTTTTAAAAGAGATGGGTGCAATTGATGTTGAAATAGAAGTAAGAGGGTAA
- a CDS encoding flagellar biosynthetic protein FliQ, translating into MDLIGIAQSTVKLILILGLPSLIVSMIIGLVISIFSAVTQVNDASLSFVPKMIFVSIFILITLPWVGEHIGTYTTELWNNILTFGE; encoded by the coding sequence ATGGATTTAATAGGAATTGCACAAAGTACTGTAAAACTAATTTTAATTTTAGGTTTACCTTCTCTTATTGTAAGTATGATTATAGGACTTGTAATATCTATATTTTCAGCAGTAACTCAAGTAAATGATGCCTCTTTAAGTTTCGTTCCAAAAATGATATTTGTATCTATCTTTATTTTAATTACTCTTCCTTGGGTAGGTGAACATATAGGTACTTACACAACAGAATTATGGAATAATATTTTAACTTTTGGTGAATAA
- a CDS encoding MotE family protein, which translates to MARIIIIFNVFFVIFLNAQETSSSLTRQKLEVMELKKELNTFYEEKEKEYQENKKELEDILTQIEKEKKEIKALHDRNEQILKEIKLEIDTKIAKIYNAMKAKNAAEIFDNMISEGKIDDVFAIILRLKENNVTQILKFMDISHSSIITHLLEDYKNK; encoded by the coding sequence GTGGCTAGAATAATAATTATTTTTAATGTTTTTTTTGTTATTTTTCTAAATGCTCAAGAGACGAGCAGTTCATTAACTAGACAAAAACTTGAAGTTATGGAACTAAAAAAAGAGTTAAATACCTTTTACGAAGAAAAAGAGAAAGAGTATCAAGAAAATAAAAAAGAGTTAGAAGATATTTTAACTCAAATTGAAAAAGAGAAAAAAGAGATAAAAGCTCTTCATGATAGAAATGAACAAATTTTAAAAGAGATAAAACTCGAAATTGATACTAAAATAGCAAAAATTTATAATGCAATGAAAGCAAAAAATGCTGCAGAGATTTTTGATAATATGATTAGTGAGGGTAAAATTGATGATGTTTTTGCTATAATCTTAAGATTAAAAGAGAATAATGTAACACAAATATTGAAATTTATGGATATTTCTCACTCTTCTATTATTACTCACTTACTAGAAGATTATAAAAATAAGTAA
- a CDS encoding flagellar basal body-associated FliL family protein: MADDNAEVKNQGSGKGLMIVLIALIFILIIAVAGGFYFLYTQTSNLNNNQNPAQTEQVAAPTNDSGNFKADINDLVLNLTDSRGKEKLMKLSFSIKSSEPTIAAIVEEYKAEIIDVVISQIGARSSEELLTLGGKNLLKDELVNDINGVLNKVPAEKKFAKDSVKTILFTTFVIK; the protein is encoded by the coding sequence ATGGCAGATGATAATGCAGAAGTAAAAAACCAAGGTAGTGGCAAAGGATTAATGATAGTTCTAATTGCATTAATTTTTATATTAATTATTGCAGTTGCAGGAGGGTTTTACTTCTTATATACTCAAACTTCAAACCTAAATAATAATCAAAATCCAGCTCAAACAGAACAAGTAGCAGCACCTACAAATGATTCTGGAAATTTTAAAGCAGATATAAATGATCTTGTTTTAAATCTTACAGATTCAAGAGGTAAAGAGAAACTGATGAAACTATCTTTTTCTATAAAAAGTAGCGAACCAACAATTGCTGCTATTGTAGAAGAGTATAAAGCTGAGATCATAGATGTTGTAATATCTCAAATTGGTGCTAGAAGTTCTGAAGAGTTATTAACTCTTGGAGGAAAAAATCTTCTAAAAGATGAACTTGTAAATGATATAAATGGTGTTTTAAACAAAGTTCCTGCTGAAAAGAAATTTGCAAAAGACAGTGTTAAAACAATTTTATTTACAACATTTGTAATTAAATAA
- a CDS encoding flagellar basal body L-ring protein FlgH: protein MKNSIFLTLLTFIFVSCSSLSKPTLEFEKPEIQTPKKQPEPRKNKGSLYSVQGTSLFADKKDLQMGDIIQIVINEDLTSKTDSKRELTSDRNNNLGGGVFAAIDGGEIGGVVGSATNSVNRNLGMNFNTKSSTSDKGKVKTQVSEKFQTTISAIIEETYQNGNYFIKGKKEVLLDEQKQTIIISGIIRPYDITSDNSINSSQMADLKILYEKDGAEADILDTPWGTRLLRSIWPF, encoded by the coding sequence ATGAAAAATAGTATATTTTTAACTCTTTTAACATTTATTTTTGTATCTTGTAGTTCTCTATCTAAACCTACTTTAGAATTTGAGAAACCTGAAATTCAAACTCCAAAAAAACAACCAGAACCTAGAAAGAATAAAGGTTCTTTATATTCCGTTCAAGGAACTTCTTTATTTGCAGATAAAAAAGATTTACAAATGGGAGATATTATTCAAATTGTAATAAATGAAGATTTAACATCAAAAACAGATAGTAAAAGAGAATTAACAAGTGATAGAAATAATAATTTAGGTGGTGGAGTGTTTGCTGCTATAGATGGTGGAGAAATTGGAGGAGTTGTAGGTAGTGCAACTAATTCAGTCAATAGAAATCTTGGAATGAATTTTAATACAAAAAGTTCGACTTCTGATAAAGGAAAAGTAAAAACTCAAGTTTCAGAAAAATTTCAAACTACAATTTCTGCAATTATAGAAGAGACTTATCAAAATGGAAACTACTTTATCAAAGGGAAAAAAGAGGTTTTATTAGATGAACAAAAACAAACGATTATTATAAGTGGAATAATAAGACCTTATGATATAACATCTGATAATTCTATAAACTCTTCACAAATGGCTGATTTAAAGATTTTATATGAAAAAGATGGTGCTGAGGCTGATATTTTAGATACACCTTGGGGAACAAGATTACTTAGAAGCATATGGCCATTTTAA
- a CDS encoding flagellar hook-associated protein FlgK, which produces MLGTLSVSHTGLNAARYAIDTVGNNQANANTSGYKKRVVGLSEIGQVNGIMTGRGVYLDGVYRVTSQYMYDKLISENSKNTYFTKMSNLIGSVEAVFVETKDAGFSADLNRYYQSLENLRTNPSSEIYKSELKRNGQIVVDSLKNLYTTIEDQQKYEKTEFNTNIDKINNILSDIAKVNEKIQKVDTATNDLLDKRDLLELELSQYVDIKVTRDSDFYELKIGDQTVISNNTNVQKINALDIKTNQIDKYNYVKPNGDNTFTTYDSLKYNADYSSKNIDANDIVTFKLNNQYSVSVTIGSTVQADLGDGAGIQNVTVDENNLTRVMAYLINSDANLKGVVTAYNGDYTIDANGNKITNNSQDNYLRLESNLTGVENSFEARFSIEKIDNTDPTIVEKRESIYKNETESKEAKSDTGIAIYEREININNGILKAQIENLSSSSPNNKYKQYLDKLDNFAMTFADITDKYIKVDQDKYIYGEAASDENLGNITTIGLFTGASVKSLEFNDKVVNDLKQEQLDYLATIQWKRDLNFDGKGQGTPSSNEASLTDYYKDLKIAVSADKESNDFLKETQEAIYTSLESSYNNLVKVDSNDEMLNLMKFQAAFNANAQVITAINEMIQTILGMRR; this is translated from the coding sequence ATGCTAGGTACATTAAGTGTTTCACATACTGGTCTTAATGCTGCAAGATATGCTATTGATACTGTTGGGAATAACCAAGCAAATGCGAACACTTCTGGTTATAAAAAAAGAGTTGTTGGACTTAGTGAAATAGGTCAAGTAAATGGGATTATGACTGGTCGTGGTGTATATCTTGATGGTGTATATAGAGTTACATCTCAATATATGTATGATAAATTGATTAGTGAAAATTCAAAAAATACCTATTTTACAAAAATGTCAAATCTTATTGGTAGTGTTGAAGCAGTTTTTGTCGAAACAAAAGATGCTGGTTTTTCTGCTGATTTAAATAGATACTATCAATCATTAGAAAATTTAAGAACAAATCCATCATCTGAAATTTATAAAAGTGAATTAAAAAGAAATGGTCAAATTGTTGTTGATTCTTTAAAAAATCTATATACTACAATTGAAGACCAACAAAAATATGAAAAAACAGAGTTTAATACAAATATTGACAAAATTAATAATATTTTGAGTGATATTGCAAAAGTAAATGAAAAAATACAAAAAGTTGATACAGCAACAAATGATTTATTAGATAAAAGAGACCTTCTTGAGCTTGAACTATCACAATATGTAGATATTAAAGTAACAAGAGATAGTGATTTTTATGAGTTAAAAATTGGTGATCAAACTGTTATTAGCAATAATACAAATGTTCAAAAGATAAATGCTCTTGATATAAAAACAAATCAAATTGATAAATATAATTATGTAAAACCTAATGGTGACAATACATTTACTACCTATGATTCATTAAAATATAATGCTGATTATTCATCAAAGAATATTGATGCTAATGATATTGTAACTTTTAAATTAAATAATCAATATTCAGTTTCTGTAACAATAGGAAGTACTGTTCAAGCAGATTTAGGTGATGGAGCTGGTATTCAAAATGTTACAGTAGATGAAAATAATTTAACAAGAGTTATGGCATATCTAATAAATTCTGATGCAAATTTAAAAGGTGTAGTTACAGCATATAATGGTGATTATACAATTGATGCAAATGGAAATAAAATAACAAATAATTCTCAGGATAATTATCTTAGACTTGAATCAAATTTAACTGGAGTTGAGAATAGTTTTGAAGCTAGATTTAGTATTGAGAAAATTGATAATACAGATCCAACTATTGTAGAAAAAAGAGAATCTATTTATAAAAATGAGACTGAAAGTAAAGAAGCTAAATCAGATACAGGTATTGCAATATACGAACGAGAAATTAATATAAATAATGGTATTTTAAAAGCTCAAATTGAAAATTTAAGCAGTAGTTCACCAAACAATAAATATAAACAATATTTAGATAAATTAGATAATTTTGCTATGACTTTTGCCGATATTACTGATAAATATATAAAAGTAGATCAAGATAAATATATCTATGGAGAAGCTGCTAGTGATGAAAATTTAGGAAATATAACTACTATTGGTTTATTTACAGGAGCTAGTGTAAAAAGTTTAGAATTTAATGATAAAGTAGTAAATGATTTAAAGCAAGAACAACTTGATTATTTAGCAACTATTCAATGGAAAAGAGATTTAAATTTTGATGGGAAAGGTCAAGGAACACCAAGTTCAAATGAGGCATCTTTAACTGATTACTATAAAGATTTAAAAATTGCTGTTTCAGCTGATAAAGAGAGTAATGACTTTTTAAAAGAGACTCAAGAAGCTATATATACATCACTTGAAAGTTCTTATAATAATTTAGTAAAAGTTGATTCAAATGATGAGATGTTAAATCTTATGAAATTTCAAGCTGCTTTTAATGCTAATGCTCAAGTAATAACAGCAATAAACGAAATGATTCAAACAATTCTTGGAATGAGAAGATAA
- the fliD gene encoding flagellar filament capping protein FliD codes for MATGILGLGSGQASTLNSDLIDKLKTAERKSTVEPLETKLENFTSEREVMSNISTKVDELLAAVKVFSLNQTTGTNAFNSKSATTSGDAVLFDAEDVNALKTGFTTVEITQLAQKDVWQTSGDPIDNSLKNQKINQGILTINGKEFDTANFTYEELVKEINKEVPGVTASLANIGTTGFRLSIKSDSTGEANKITISGDSSLGFDNVLKAQDMKMKLDGVDYQSSSNSMTIDGLKISATKVGTSTINIEEDNSQLVTQMQNFAKAYNELNALIDSELYSTDSSVTDKSALKDIMSKLKNNLFSTGNSDKSIFSYGFSFNETNGDLKFNSQEFEKALKEDKQGLQNLFTGVPEKPGIATLLDEAISISGVKKNLLDYDVNMLSREEKLKKDKETAEKALDAKYEQMSLQFASYGAIINQMELSFSGLKMLIQQSTASS; via the coding sequence ATGGCAACTGGAATATTAGGATTAGGTTCAGGACAAGCATCTACACTAAACAGTGACTTAATTGATAAATTAAAAACAGCAGAAAGAAAATCAACAGTAGAACCATTAGAAACAAAACTAGAAAATTTTACTTCTGAAAGAGAAGTTATGAGTAATATCTCAACAAAAGTTGATGAACTTTTAGCTGCTGTAAAAGTTTTCAGTTTAAACCAAACAACAGGAACAAATGCTTTTAATAGTAAATCAGCAACAACTTCAGGTGATGCTGTTCTATTTGATGCAGAGGATGTAAATGCTTTAAAAACAGGGTTTACAACAGTTGAAATTACTCAATTAGCACAAAAAGATGTTTGGCAAACAAGTGGAGACCCAATAGATAACTCTTTAAAAAATCAAAAAATAAATCAAGGTATTTTAACTATAAATGGTAAAGAATTTGATACTGCAAATTTTACTTATGAGGAATTAGTAAAAGAGATAAATAAAGAAGTACCAGGTGTTACTGCATCTTTAGCTAATATTGGAACTACTGGATTTAGATTATCAATTAAAAGTGATAGTACTGGTGAAGCAAATAAAATAACTATATCAGGTGATAGCTCTTTAGGTTTTGATAATGTTTTAAAAGCTCAAGATATGAAAATGAAACTTGATGGTGTAGATTATCAAAGTTCATCAAATAGTATGACAATAGATGGTTTAAAAATTTCTGCAACAAAAGTTGGAACTTCTACTATTAATATAGAAGAAGATAATTCACAATTAGTAACTCAAATGCAAAATTTTGCAAAAGCATATAATGAATTAAATGCACTTATTGATAGTGAGCTTTATAGCACAGATTCAAGTGTTACAGATAAAAGTGCTTTAAAAGATATTATGTCAAAACTAAAAAATAACCTTTTTAGTACAGGGAATAGTGATAAATCAATTTTTAGTTATGGTTTCTCTTTCAATGAAACTAATGGGGATTTAAAATTTAATTCTCAAGAGTTTGAAAAAGCTTTAAAAGAAGATAAACAAGGTTTACAAAATTTATTTACTGGGGTTCCTGAAAAACCAGGGATTGCAACACTTTTAGATGAAGCTATATCTATTTCTGGAGTAAAAAAGAATCTTCTTGATTATGATGTAAATATGCTTTCAAGAGAAGAGAAATTAAAAAAAGATAAAGAAACAGCAGAAAAAGCTCTTGATGCAAAATATGAGCAGATGTCTTTACAATTTGCCTCTTATGGAGCTATAATAAATCAGATGGAACTATCTTTTTCTGGTTTAAAAATGTTAATTCAGCAATCAACTGCAAGTAGTT